ATGGAAGAAAATACCCCGGATGTCATCTTCAACAATCCTGCTTCTGAACGAACCAAAGACTTTTTAAATAAAGTTCTATAATTATCATACAATGCAAATAGAAGGCAGGTTTACAGTCCATAAACATCTATCAACCTGCTTTCTATTTATTTCAAAAAAACGTATACTGGTTTTAATGGAGTGGAGTGATTATTGGCAAGAAAGAAGGGTAATGGATTTGAACAGGTTGTTTCGATGGCTATTATTTTTAATCGGAATATTTATTTTCAGCGGTGGTATTGCGTTGACAGTGAATATGCAGCATTTAGGTGTGCATCCGTGGGATGTTTTAAATGTAGCTATGTTTGACAGGTTTGGATTTACGGTAGGGACATGGAATATTATCATTTCCTTTATTCTGATAGGTATTTGTTTTATTTTAGACCGGAGCTATATAAAAGTGGGCACATTTTTGAATGCATTATTAGTAGGATCATTTGTAGATTTTTATCATTGGACAGGAATTCTTCCGACAGCAACAGACAGCTGGCCGGATATTCTTTTTATGTTGATTGGCATTTGTATCATGGGTTTTGGCGGAGGGGTGTATAATGCAGCGGGGATTGGCTCAGGCCCGCGTGACGGTTTTATGCTCTCGCTCGCAGATAAATTTGCAGCGCCTATTGGCAGAGTAAGGATTATAACGGAATGCAGTGTGCTGGTGCTGGGATTAATTATTAGCGGACCGGTTTTTATTTTTACATTTGTTTTTACCTTTATTCAAAGTCCTATATTCCAGGCTACTTATTTAAAGTTCGGAAAATTCGTACTAAAAATCACATATAAGCAACAACGAAAGGAGAATAAAACAGAAGCTTCTTCATGATGAAAGATAGATGAAGGACCGTTTCTTTAACGAACAGATGAAACGGTCCTTTTGTAAATCTATATCAGCTGATCCAATAAGTTTGCGATACTTTCCTGGTTTTCAGTAAAGCCCTGCAGCCATAACCAGGTAAAGAAGCCTGTCAGGAGAACGAGAATAATAATTATTATAACGGCATATGATCCCTTCAAATGGGCCACCTCTTTTCATTGCGCTTTAAGAAAGAAATACAATAGGAAATAAAGTATACGTGTAATGAAAGTAATCTGCGCTTTTTCATGAGTAAAGCTGTCAATTTTTCTTTATTGGAAGTCTCATATATCTTCTGATTGTCTGGCTGATTTTTCGTTATTTGATTGCTGATAAGACATCATAATGTTCCAGTTGAATATCTAGCTTATCATGTAAAGCTAATTTTGCAAGCTGCTGACCCAGAAAAGGGCCCATTGTTAGTCCGGAGGAACCTAATCCATTTGCAAGCAAAACATTGGCATATCCTGGAAGTTCGCCAATAATCGGTAAGAAACCGGGAGTATACGGGCGGAAGCCGACCCGGGTTTCTAATACAGTAGCTTCTGCTAAATCGGGTGCAATCGCCAGCCCCTGATGTAAAATTTCATGAGAGGCGGCTGCAGTAACCCGATAATCAAAGTTGGTTCGATCTTCGTGAGTGGAGCCGATAACAAAACGATGATCATCCTGTGTGAGTATATATTTCGTACCTGGCGGCATCACAACGGGCCAGTCTGCTGTTTCTAATCCCGGCATTTCCAAATGCATGATTTGGGCGCGCTGGAAGGAGACATCGAGTGGAACATCTAATGCTGCTGCTGTTTCTTTCATCCAGGCACCGTTTGCTAAAATAACTTTTTCTGCCTCTATGACTTCATTGTTGCATGTGATGCCAGTTACTGTATCCCCGTTCACATGTAATGCAGCATCCCCTGATAAAAGCACAGCTCCATTTGCCTTGGCTGCATTTTTTAAGGATTGTAATAATTTTCTTCCATCCACTCGTGCAGCACCGCTGATAAAAACAGCTTGATAGTCCTTATCCAGCATAGGGAAACGCTGCTGTGTTTCCTCAGCACTTAGCCGGATGATACCCCCGATTTCCGGAGCATCTTCCCGTCGTTTATACGCTCTTTCTTCCATCCCGTCCAACTTGCTCGCATCCGTATGCAGGCTGAGTGCTCCAACTTGTTTATACCCTGTGTCCAGTTGACCAAGCTTTTCTAACTCTGTTACCAGAGATGGATATATACGCGCGCCGTTTTTAGCAAGGTGATACCATTTTTTATTGCGGCGCTGGGAAATCCATGGGCATATAATTCCGGCAGCGGCATCGGTTGCCTGCCCTTTATCTTGCCGGTCAATCAGAATGACCTCAGCTCCTTGCTGTGTGAGGTAAAAGGCGGTACTGGCACCTAAAATGCCGCCGCCTATAATGACATAAGGTTTACTCATTTTTATCCTTGGCAATAACCTGGTGCATGGTTTTGATTTTGCCGAGAAGTTCAGCCTCACGGAAAGATAGCATAATCAGTAAATCACCTTGTGTTTCGACACTGCCGAATGGGACTTTAAAGGTTACGTTGGACTTCCAGAACAATTCGTTAAATTCATTGATGCGTTGCTGTTGCAGTTCCAAATCTTTTAATAGTTCTTCCAAGCTCGGGGCTTTTTCCTCCCAATCTTGCGGGCTTATGCCGGAACTGAAAAGGTCAGCATAACTTGCCGGGATATTTTCTGATTTAGTGGGGTAACGGAATAAAAATTTTTCCATTGTTACGAGCGCATGACCTAAATGCCAGCGAATTGTTGTATCAAAATAGTCTGCTTGAACGTCGATAACCTCATCATTAAGTTCAGATGCGTATGTCAATAAAGCAGTACGAGTTAAATTAAATTGTTTTCTTGTCATTTCATTTATCCCTCCAATAAGACTCATTATAATCTAATAATGATTATTTTTACAGTATTTCGAGACAGATTGAAAAAATTAGCAAGGAAATTTGAAAGAAATAAGATTAGGACTGGAGCATAGAAGGTTAAATATGATAATCTATATATGGATAGTTTGTCGAGGGAGGAATAGAGAGATGTCAAAAACACTTATTTTCGGACATAAAAGTCCAGATACCGATACGATCAGTTCCGCTTTAGCGTATGCGGATTTAAAAACGAAATTGGGAGAAGAAGTAAGCCCGGTTCGTTTAGGCGAAGTAAATGGCGAAACGCAATATGCTCTGAATCAATTTGGTGTGGAAGCTCCAGCACTTGTACAAGAACTGGAGGATGGTGCAGAAGTTATTTTAGTAGACCATAATGAATTTCAGCAAAGTGCGGATAATATTGAAAATGCTGTTATCCGAGAAGTGATTGACCATCACCGGGTATCTAATTTCCAAACGAAAGAACCGCTTTATTTCCGTGCTGAGCCAGTCGGCTGTACAGCGACCATCTTAAATAAGATGTATAAAGAAAATGATATCGAATTGGATAAAAGTATTGCCGGATTGTTATTATCTGCGATTATTTCTGATTCATTATTGTTAAAATCACCAACTTGTACAGCGGAAGATGAAAAAGCTGCGCGGGAATTAGCTGATAAAGCAGGCGTAGACTTAGAAGAATATGGCTTGGAAATGCTAAAAGCAGGTGCAGATATCAGTGATAAATCTGTAAAAGAATTGATTTCCATGGATGCCAAAGAATTTGCGATGGGCGATGCGAAGGTAGAAATTGCACAAGTAAATGCTGTGGATGTCAGCGAGATTTATCAGCTTCAGGATGAATTAGTTCGCGAGCTGACAGCAACGGTGAATGAAAAAGGATTGGATTTATTCCTATTTGTTGCAACAGATATTTTAAATAATGATTCCGAAGTATTGGCAGTCGGACCAGCAAAAGCAAATGTAGAAAAAGCATTTAATGTTACGTTGGATGAAAATGATCGTGCTGTCTTAAAAGGTGTTGTTTCTCGTAAAAAACAAATTGTGACAGCTTTAACAGAGCAGTTTTAATATATAAATTAGTAAAGGAAATCCCGCTGTCTTCGCATGACAGCGGGATTTCCTTTACTAGCTAGTCGTTTCAATCGGATGTTTCTATATAAAAAAGGATATAAAAAAAGCTGACCAACTATGGTCAGCTTTTTAATATCTGCTTATTAGCCTTCTTTAACAACGTTAGCAGCTTGAGGTCCGCGGTTACCTTCTTCGATATCAAAAGTAACTGTTTGACCTTCTTCTAAAGTTTTGAATCCTTCGCCTTGGATTGCAGAGAAGTGTACGAATACGTCGTCTCCACCTTCTACTTCGATGAAACCGAAGCCTTTTTCAGCGTTAAACCATTTTACAGAACCTGTGTTCATTCTTTTACCTCCACGTGCAATTGTTGCACTGTTTATTACTATTTAGTTCAAAGTTAAATCTCAAGACGAAAGATCAATACTTTTGTTGTATCCCATCCTGTATTTCGACCGAATCTAAATAATTAATTACATTATAGCATCTACAAAAAGAAATGCCAAGCTTTTCAGGAAAAAAGTTTCTAAACCACTTGTTCCTCTCCAGTTCAGCTACGGTTATTTCCCTTAAATAACTGTAAAGGAGGGATTTCCACTCATTATAAAAATTTAAAAGAAATTGGGTGGCTGCCATATTCGACTTGTACGTTTATCACATATGTTAGATAGAGAGCAGAAAAAGGGAGGGAGCAACGATGCAAAGGAAAGGTCAATTTAATCACCGGCATCCGAATGAAAAGACAATTGTTCATCCGACAAAGCACCAGTATGTCCATACCTCATCCGAATCGGTTGTTCATCATATTCACCCCATACACACAACGTATGTGAATCATCCTGTGCAAAGACATCCACATCATCAACCGTATGGAGGAAGGGGATTTATAGGCAGGCCACAAGCTGGTCCACGCCCGCCTTTTCCTCCTGGGCCAAATAATATGCCGGGACAGATGCCGCCTGGACCTGTGGGAGAAGGAAGAAATCATCCCGGTTTCCGACCGCATAGAAGACCAGGGATGTGGTAATACAGCAAAAGGCAGTGAGGGCTGCCTTTTGCTCTGGCGGGACATGCTTTCAAAACAAGGATTCCTGCGTTAAAATAACATATATTAAAGATAAAAGATAAAGAAAGTATTTAAATCGTAAAATGGGAAGCCAAGAAAGGATATGACAGTGAAAATATTACATGTAACAGGCTATAAACCGACAGAATTAGGTATTTTTAAAGAAAATGATTCCAGGATTGTGTTTATTAAAGCAGCTTTAGAAAAAAGATTGCGGGGATTTATCGAAGAAGGGATAGAATGGGTTATTATTTCTGGACAAATGGGAATTGAACTGTGGGCAGCAGAGGTAATCATGGATTTAAAAGAGGAATACGATGTGCAAATCGGTGTTTTCCCGCCATTTGAAAATCAGGATCAGCGCTGGCCGGACCCCATTAAGGAAAAATATGAAGCATTAATGATGACCGCCGATTTTTTCAAACCGCTTTATAAGGGGGAATACCAGGGTGCGTATCAATTTCGGGCAAAAGATTTGTGGCTGATTGACAAAAGTGATGCCGCTTTACTTCTTGTCGACGATGAATATCCCGGAAGTGTGAATTATTTTTATAATGCTACAAAACGAACATCTAAGGAATACCCTATTTTTACGATTACGCCGCAAGATTTAGAAGATATTGTTCAGGAATTGCAAATGCAGGATCCGGATTACTGGGATGAGCCGGATAATTATTGAATGGTACAAACCTTCTGCGACATAGGATGGTATGAAGGAGGATGTTCGCAATGTATTATACTTATGGACCGCCTAATTATGGGTATAGAATGCCTGACCGTCAAAACAATCAGCAGCAAGGTACTATAACCGTTACCGGTGTCGGAACAGTTATTGTTTCACCGAGTATTGCCCGTATTCAGTTGGTTGTTTCCACCACTAACAGTTCGTTGGCAGCAGCGCAGACTGAAAACGCAGAACGAATGAATCAGGTTCTGGATATTTTACAGCAAATTGGTATTCCAAGAGAACAAATTCAAACAACCAGTTTTTCTGCAAGGCCCTTTTATAATTATGAGGACGGCAATCAGATGTTACAAGGCTATGAAGTACGGAATGAAATTACTGTTGTTACCGATGATATGGACGGAATCGGGGAAATGATTGATCGTGTTACGAAAAATGGCGTCAATGAAGTACTGTCGATTGAGTTTTCTGTAGAAAATCCGGAAAATTTTTATTTGGAAGCCTTAAGCTTTGCGCTAACGGATGCCAAAAGAAAGGCAGAAAGTTTGGTGGAACAGCTGGGGGCTAATGCTAATTTAAATCCAGTTCCATTAAAAATAAACGAACAGACGGCTTCACCAGGAGTCGGTCCGGCACAAGTTTTCAAAATGGTATCTACCCCAATCGAACCTGGGAATCAAGCAGTGGAAGCGCGGTTAGAGGTTGTGTATCAGGTTTAAGTGGTACGACAGAATATGGTACGCAATGGATTTATCAGTCAGATTAAAACCTGTTATCATTTGTATTATATTCTCAGTATGGAAGTATGAGTGATTACATTTGATTTGGTTTGATAGTAAATCTTTGCTGATTATTTCGTTATCAAGTTGGTGATGCGTCACTTTGTTGTTAAAAGCAAACGCACGATAATCCATTTCTATATGGTTTATCGTGCGTTTGCTAGTCATGTGTCCACATTTATTAAGGCAGATTTTGAATCTTTTTCTCCTGTTGAGCAAACTTACTTAGCAGAAAATTAGTCGTTTCCTGCGTCTCGGACAGTTCTACTTTAACGCCATCTACTTTCTTATCCAGATTATCGAACCGTTTGTCCATATCCTCGAACCGTTGATCCATTTTGTCAAAACGCTTGTCCATATCCTCGAATCGCCGATCCATCTTTTCAAAGCGTTTATCGATATCTTCAAAGCGTTGATCGATCTTCTCGAAACGTTTATCGATATCTTCAAAGCGTTGATCGATCTTCTCGAAACGTTTATCGATATCTTCAAAGCGTTGATCGATCTTTTCGAAGCGTTTATCGATATCTTCAAAGCGTTGATCCATTTTCTCGAAGCGTTGATCAATATCTTCAAAGCGTTGATCGATCTTTTCAAAACGTTTTTCCATTCCATCAAAGCGTTGGTCGATTTTTTGAGAGTAATCCGAAAGCATGGTGGATATCTGCTTTAGAATTTCTGAATTTTCCATGGTAAAACCTCCTTCAATGATTGACTGCATGTAACCGTAGAATTCCAAATCGTGGCTGACTATGAAGAATGAAATGATGGAGATGCATGATAGGGAGTCTGTGTGAGGAGTATTTCTCTGGTTACATGTATACAACTATTATATATGATGATGGGGCTATTGAGAAGTAGAATATTTAAAAGAATAAACGATGCAAATTATGTCCGGAATGTTTCATCCAGAACGTATTATTGTAACTGAAAATTGGATGATATCAAGACATATAAAGTGAAATGTTAATATCTCTTCGGCTATACAAAATCATAGAAGATTTACATTCAAGTAAAAAGGGAAAAATATAAAATGGCATATCATCGAAAAAATTAGAACATTTTATAAAGATTTGCTATACTGAAATGCATAAAAAGAATGGGAGAAATGAACATGGCGACTGCATTACTAACCAGAATCAACGAACGACTTCCGCAATTTTCCAAAACAGAGAAAAAAATCTCTACGTACATATTACATCATGCGGAACTGATTCCAAATATGACTACGAAGGAATTGGCAGAAAAGGCAGATGTCAGTGAAGCAAGTGTCATTCGTTTCGCTAAGACAATAGGGGTCGGGAGCTTTAAAACTTTTAAACTTTCATTAGCGCAGGAATTAGCTGTCAATGAAGAATATATTACTGATTTTTCCATTCTGCAGAAAAAGGATTCACCATATGAATTGTTTCAAAAGGTAGTTCATGTAAATAAAAATGCCATTGAGCTGATTATGGAATCGCTGGATCGAAAAGAATTGAATGAAGCAGTGTCAGTATTGAAAAATGCCCGGAAAATGGTATTTTATGGGGTGGGCGGTTCGTCCATTGCTGCGATGGATGCGTTATATAAATTCACCAAACTCGGATATCAAGTGGAGTTTAACTTGGATTTTCATTATATGCTTTCAAAAATCCCTCATTTTAACGAGGAAGATGTATTTGTAGCGATTAGTATGTCTGGACAGACGAAAGATGTGTTAGATTTGGCACGATTGTCTCAGAAAAAAGGTGCGAAAGTGATTGCAATAACCAATATGAATAAATCACCATTATATAAAGAAGCGGATATCTGTTTAGCGACACCGAATGTGGAACAGGATTTCCGAATCGGAAGCATCACTTCAAGAATGACGCAGTTAACCATTGTGGACAGTTTATATATCAGTATTTTTAATATTATCGGCGAAAATGTGCTAGACGAATATCAAGAAGCCAGAGAGCAAGTGGTAAAATTAAGGAGGTAATTCTTTTTTTTGTAAAAATGAAATTAAATTTCATTTATTAATAAAATATTATTGACTTTTAATTTCAAAAAGAATTAAAATAGAATTATAAGATAGAGGAGGATGATGGAATGCTGGATAAACTATCTACAGAAGCACGAAATCAACATACGATGCATTTAGACCAAATGTCCATTACGGATATGTTATGCATGATGAATCAAGAAGATGAACAAGTTTTAACGGCTATTAAGAATCAACTTCCACAAATTGAAAAAGCTGTGCGATATGCTATTGCATCATTTAAGAATAAGGGGAGACTTATTTATGTTGGGGCTGGAACAAGTGGCAGGTTAGGCGTTTTAGATGCTGTAGAATGTGTTCCTACATTCGGTACCTCGTCAGAAATGGTACAGGGGATTATTGCGGGCGGAATGAAAGCGCTTTATGAGGCGGCTGAAGGAGCGGAAGATAATCCTGAACTTGGAGAGGAAGACCTTAGAAACATACAGCTGTCTAAGAAAGATACGGTCATAGGAATTGCAGCAAGCGGACGTACGCCATATGTTATTGGAGCTTTACAATATGCAGAATCTATTAAAGCGAATACCGTGAGTATATCCTGTAATAAAGATGCTGTCATGAGCCAGTACAGTTCTGTAGCGATTGAACTTCAAACAGGACCTGAAGTGCTGACTGGTTCTACCAGGTTAAAGTCTGGAACGGCTCAGAAAATAGTCTTGAATATGATTTCTACCGCAGCGATGGTTGGAATTGGAAAAGTATATCAAAATTTTATGGTCGATCTGAAACCGACAAATGAAAAATTAGTAGAAAGATCTAAACGAAACATTATGGAAATGACTGGAGTTGATTATGAAACTGCCACATCCTATTTTGAAAGATCAAATCACCAGGTGAAGGTTGCGATTGTTATGATTTTATTACAATGTTCCTGCGAAGCTGCTGAAAACAGGCTTGAAAAAGCGAACGGGTTTGTCCGAAATGCGTTAGCTGACTAACAAGGAGGAATGAACGATGAAAAAAGAGCAGAGGATGGCCACAGATATTTTAGCGTGTGTTGGCGGGGAGAAGAATATCAGGCGAATTGCTCACTGTATGACACGTCTGCGTTTATCTTTAAAGGATGATTCGAAGACAGATTTGCAAGCCTTAAAAAAGGTGGACGGCGTCATGGGGGTCGTGGAGGATGAAACGCTGCAAATCGTTATCGGGCCGGGTACAGTAAATAAAGTCGCTACAGAGATGAGCCAGCTGACAGGACTTGGCATTGGCGAAGAGTCAAATGCGGAGGAAGATGATTTAACGTTTGAAGAAAAGGCAGCGCTGGACAAAGAAAAAATAAAAGCGAAGAACCGGACGCCATTTAAAAACTTTTTACGTAAGCTTGGAAATATTTTCATTCCTTTAATTCCTGGACTTGTTGCATCAGGTGTTATTAACGGTGCGGCAAACTTTGCAGTTAACGCAGGGGTGGATCAGGAACAAACATGGATGCAGATATTACTCTTGTTTGGCGGCGTTATTTTTGCTTCTTTAGGAATATTAGTTGGTTGGAATACAGCAAAGGAATTTGGAGGAACGCCCGTATTAGGTGCTATTGCTGGAATGATTTTATTTAGTCCGCAGCTGGAAACGATAACCATTTTCGGTGAAGAATTAACACCAGGAAGGGGCGGCTTGTTTGGCGTTATTTTTGCCGCTTGGCTCATGACATTTATAGAAAAACATGTGCGTAAAGTAATGTGGAACGCAGTAGATATTATTTTCACTCCCTTAATTACAGTGTTGGTAGTTGGATTTATTTCATTATTTGCTATTATGCCGGTAGCGGGTTTATTATCAGATGGTATTACAAAAGGGTTGATTGCTTTAATAGATACTGGCGGCGTCATTGCAGGAGCGGTGCTGGCAGGGTTCTTCCTGCCATTGGTTACAGTTGGTTTGCATCATGGTTTAACGCCGATTCACCTGGAATTAATCAATTCATTTAATGAAACAGCATTATTAACGATTCTGGCGATGGGTGGAGCCGGGCAAGTCGGTGCGGCGATTGCGATTTATATAAAAACAAAGAATACACATTTAAAAAATATTATTAAAGGGGCTGCTCCTGTAGGGTTCCTGGGTATCGGTGAACCGTTAATGTATGGCGTCACCTTGCCGCTGGGAAGACCATTTTTAACCGCTTGTTTAGGCGCTTCTGTTGGAGGAGCTTTTCAGGCAGTAATGAATACGGCGGCTGCAGGGATTGGCGTTTCTGGCTTATCACTGATTCCGTTAATAACCAATGGGCAATATATAAGTTATTTTATAGGGCTTGTTATTTCATATGTGTTTGGTTTCTTATTCACATATGCGTTCGGCTTTAAAGATAGTATGGCAGACGGCATTTAGCAGGGGACTATTCAGTCTCCTGTTTCTTCTTATAGGAAAGGTGGAGGAACGATTTATGTTAGGAATTTCTATTTATCTGGGGAACACGCCCATAGAAGAACAGCTTCCCTATATTCGAAAAATGAAGGAAAGTGGATTCCAGTCCATCTTTACTTCATTGCATATTCCAGAAGATGACCAGACAGTATATAAAGAGCAGCTCCAGGCTCTTGGAAAAGCAGCCAGTGAATTAGATATGGAGCTGATGGCAGATATATCACCGAATTCTCTGCAAGCATTAGGTTTTCATTGGGAGAATGCAGACCAATTGTTAAACTGGGGGCTTTCCGGTCTGCGAATCGATTATGGTGTTGATGAGCAGACAATGATTGATTTATCACATAAAATGCGGATTGCGTTAAATGCCAGTACGATCAATGTCGATTCCTTAAATCAAATGAAAGCAAATGGTCTTCAAGTGGAAGCGGTGGAAGCATGGCATAATTATTACCCACGACCGGAAACGGGGTTGGGATTGGTTGATTTTATCGAAAAAAACATGGCATTAACTGCAACAGGTTTAACCGTGATGGCATTTATTCCCGGGGATAAACAGCTAAGAGGCCCGTTGTTCGAAAAGTTACCGACTTTAGAGCGGCACCGTCAATTTTCTCCTTTTGCTGCTTTTTTGCAATTGGAAAAGCTGGCCGGGCTGGATAAAGTGATAGTTGGAGACATTGAAATAAGTGATGCTGCATTGGAGCAATTTCGTGCTTATGAACAGCGGGAAATTTTAATTCGGGCTGTTCCTGATAGATCGGCAGACGCTGAAATGCTGCGTAAAGCAGCAACTGCACTGACTAATCGGGCAGATAATGCAAGAGATTGTGTCCGCGCCGTTGAATCAAGAGGATATGCATCATTTGGAAAAGTTACGATTCCAGCCTGTAACACAATCAAGCGTCCTGCCGGATCAATCACTGTTGATAATGAAAAATATATGCGCTATCAAGGGGAAATTCAAGTGACATTACATGATTTGCCGGCAGATGAAAGAGTAAATGTACTTGGGCAGGTTATTGCGGAAGACGTACCATTATTAGACTGGATTAAAGGAAATCAGCAATTTCGAATTAAATGGGTGTAAAAATATCCCTGTGTAAAACGGTTGTTTGTATCGTCTCTATGTATGAAATAAGGGAGTGCTGATTCCAATGTTGTCAGGTTAGTATGACCGCTACGGAAAAACACTCCGCTTTCCGTGGGCTTGAGCTCAGCCTCCTCGAAAAAAGAAGATCACTTTTTTCTGCGGGGTCTTCACACTGGGACTGCGCTTACTCGTCCCACCGAAGACATTTGCGCATTCCCAGTCGAGTAAGCGGGAATTCAGTTCTATAACTTCTGACTGAATTCCTCTACTCCTCCCAGAACCGTGCGAGCGGTATTACCGCACACGGCTCCTCCTATCAACCTTCACAGAATATAGCTAATGTGATTTCGCAGGCTATATATATTTACTCTAATTTCCGGACTGACAAGCGGATACTTTTGTAAGAACCGTTGAAACTTCTCCCAACTGAATGATTTCTTCTGGCTTCGTCGATTCATCCACTTGAATAAAAGTTGTTTCACTTTGTCGTAAAAGTTCCTTACTTCATATATATTGTCCGTGATACAATAGTAGTTGTAATAGCCTTGGAGCGCTAAATTGAGTCGCTCCATAATTAATCGGATATCCATCGTTCGATGCTTCTGAAGCCACTCCTTGTGCCTTTTAAGTTTTGCTTTCACTTTCTTGCTGCTGCTTTTACGCTTCACTCGGAACCTTCCGTTCCGGCTTCTGCTGCAGTAGTGCGTGAAACCCAGAAAATCAAAGGTAGGTGGCTTCCCTTTCTTTTTACGCTTACAGTCCTCTTCAGCGAAACGGCCAAACGGAATAATAGTAGTCTTCTCTTCCGCCATCTCTAGGCGGAATTTGTTTAACCGTTTTCTAAGCTTGTGGTAAAAGGCTTCTGCATCGCTTTTGTGTTGAAAGCAACATACGAAATCATCCGCATATCGAACCATGTATGACTGGCCTCTGCTTTCTTTGCGTATCTTCTTCTCAAACCATAAATCAAGAACGTAATGCAGGTATATATTCCCAAGAATTGGCGA
The nucleotide sequence above comes from Oceanobacillus timonensis. Encoded proteins:
- a CDS encoding PTS transporter subunit EIIC, encoding MKKEQRMATDILACVGGEKNIRRIAHCMTRLRLSLKDDSKTDLQALKKVDGVMGVVEDETLQIVIGPGTVNKVATEMSQLTGLGIGEESNAEEDDLTFEEKAALDKEKIKAKNRTPFKNFLRKLGNIFIPLIPGLVASGVINGAANFAVNAGVDQEQTWMQILLLFGGVIFASLGILVGWNTAKEFGGTPVLGAIAGMILFSPQLETITIFGEELTPGRGGLFGVIFAAWLMTFIEKHVRKVMWNAVDIIFTPLITVLVVGFISLFAIMPVAGLLSDGITKGLIALIDTGGVIAGAVLAGFFLPLVTVGLHHGLTPIHLELINSFNETALLTILAMGGAGQVGAAIAIYIKTKNTHLKNIIKGAAPVGFLGIGEPLMYGVTLPLGRPFLTACLGASVGGAFQAVMNTAAAGIGVSGLSLIPLITNGQYISYFIGLVISYVFGFLFTYAFGFKDSMADGI
- a CDS encoding DUF871 domain-containing protein, whose product is MLGISIYLGNTPIEEQLPYIRKMKESGFQSIFTSLHIPEDDQTVYKEQLQALGKAASELDMELMADISPNSLQALGFHWENADQLLNWGLSGLRIDYGVDEQTMIDLSHKMRIALNASTINVDSLNQMKANGLQVEAVEAWHNYYPRPETGLGLVDFIEKNMALTATGLTVMAFIPGDKQLRGPLFEKLPTLERHRQFSPFAAFLQLEKLAGLDKVIVGDIEISDAALEQFRAYEQREILIRAVPDRSADAEMLRKAATALTNRADNARDCVRAVESRGYASFGKVTIPACNTIKRPAGSITVDNEKYMRYQGEIQVTLHDLPADERVNVLGQVIAEDVPLLDWIKGNQQFRIKWV
- the ltrA gene encoding group II intron reverse transcriptase/maturase, coding for METELRRIAELAKENKDMVFTSLAHLLNEENLKQCHKELPNKKATGINEVTKGEYGANLDDNIKDLVLRMKGKKYRPVPVRRTYIDKPGTKKKRPLGIPEHEDKIVQRGMAKILNAIYENDFLDSSFGFRPKRNCHDALKTLNVYIEKRYTSYVVDVDIKGFFDNVDHKWMMTFLEHRINDPSFLRIIGRFLKGGYMEEGKYYRTEGGTPQGGIISPILGNIYLHYVLDLWFEKKIRKESRGQSYMVRYADDFVCCFQHKSDAEAFYHKLRKRLNKFRLEMAEEKTTIIPFGRFAEEDCKRKKKGKPPTFDFLGFTHYCSRSRNGRFRVKRKSSSKKVKAKLKRHKEWLQKHRTMDIRLIMERLNLALQGYYNYYCITDNIYEVRNFYDKVKQLLFKWMNRRSQKKSFSWEKFQRFLQKYPLVSPEIRVNIYSLRNHISYIL